One window of Mesoplodon densirostris isolate mMesDen1 chromosome 15, mMesDen1 primary haplotype, whole genome shotgun sequence genomic DNA carries:
- the LOC132503238 gene encoding LOW QUALITY PROTEIN: glyoxylate/hydroxypyruvate reductase B-like (The sequence of the model RefSeq protein was modified relative to this genomic sequence to represent the inferred CDS: inserted 1 base in 1 codon; deleted 1 base in 1 codon; substituted 1 base at 1 genomic stop codon), with translation MLLCCTNSVSLFGATGDQDPPGVLVSGLEGQHGICEDHAGDLQKHFNLITMQEFLENKTQLGPKTQAVYVWGGRPAVSQELLHSLPSLKIVAGVGAGLDHLHPGLVASFGVKAANTPHAVSNPTADLGMALLLAAAQRVVEGHQLAISPHTENFSTNWMGXEVTGTILGIMGVGSIGYKIAQRARACEMEILYHNRKHRKSEEEEDIGATYCERLDDLLQRSDFVMLAVGLTPQARGLIGRRELSGLEPTAILXNIGRGLLVDQDAPVEALQTGVIKAAALDVTNPEPLPRDHPLLELKNITLTPHVGTALTHQARRQTMENLVESILASLNGLPIHNEVLFK, from the exons ATGTTACTGTGTTGTACGAATTCAGTCTCCCTCTTTGGT GCCACGGGCGATCAGGACCCACCTGGAGTTTTGGTGTCTGGACTTGAAGGACAACATGGTATATGTGAAGATCATGCTGGAGATCTGCAGAAACACTTTAATCTCATTACCATGCaagaatttttagaaaataaaacacagctGGGTCCAAAGACCCAAGCCGTGTACGTCTGGGGCGGAAGGCCGGCCGTTAGCCAGGAGCTGCTGCACAGCCTGCCCTCCTTGAAGATCGTTGCCGGCGTAGGGGCGGGGCTGGACCACCTGCACCCGGGACTTGTTGCCAGCTTTGGTGTGAAGGCGGCCAACACGCCACACGCCGTTTCCAACCCCACAGCAGACCTGGGGATGGCCTTGCTGCTGGCCGCAGCTCAGAGAGTCGTGGAAG GTCATCAGTTGGCTATTTCGCCACATACGGAGAACTTTTCTACAAACTGGATGGGTTAAGAAGTGACAGGGACCATTCTGGGAATTATGGGCGTGGGGAGCATTGGCTATAAGATCGCTCAGAGGGCCAGAGCATGTGAAATGGAGATTCTCTACCACAACAGGAAACACAG AAAAtcggaggaggaggaagacattGGGGCCACTTACTGTGAGAGGCTGGATGACCTGCTTCAGCGATCGGACTttgtgatgttggctgtgggcctGACGCCCCAGGCCCGGGGCCTGATCGGGAGGCGCGAGCTGAGTGGCCTGGAGCCCACCGCCATTC TCAACATCGGCAGAG GTCTGTTAGTTGATCAAGACGCCCCGGTGGAAGCCCTTCAGACTGGGGTCATTAAAGCAGCAGCGCTGGATGTGACGAACCCAGAACCCCTGCCCAG AGATCATCCTTTGTTGGAGTTGAAGAACATCACTCTGACACCTCACGTTGGAACTGCA CTAACTCATCAAGCAAGACGACAGACAATGGAAAATTTGGTTGAAAGCATCCTGGCTTCTCTCAATGGCCTTCCTATTCATAATGAAGTGCTATTTAAATGA